The genomic DNA ATTTCCATAGAGCACCAGGTTCAGTAGGTATGGCTTCAGATGCTTCAAGAGTATTTAAAGGTCAAAAAATGCCTGGACGTATGGGTGGTAACACAGTTACTGTTCAAAACTTAGAAGTAGTTCAAGTTGACGCAGAAAACAATGTTATTTTAGTAAAAGGTAATGTACCTGGACCTAAAAAAGGTTTCGTAGAAATCCAAACTTCAATTAAAAAAGGTAATAAATAATAAGTAGCGAAAGGAGGAAAAAGCATAATGGCTAATTATGATGTATTAAAAGTAGACGGATCTAAATCAGGTTCTGTTGAATTAAGCGATTCAGTATTCGCTATTGAACCAAACAACAGTGTTCTTTTTGAAGCAATCAACTTACAACGTGCTTCATTACGCCAAGGAACTCATGCAGTTAAAAATCGTTCAGCTGTACGTGGTGGCGGACGTAAACCATGGAGACAAAAAGGTACAGGACGTGCACGTCAAGGTACAATCCGTGCTCCACAATGGCGTGGTGGTGGTATCGTATTCGGACCAACACCAAGAAGTTATGCATATAAAATGCCTAAGAAAATGCGTCGTTTAGCATTACGTTCTGCATTATCTTTCAAAGTTCAAGAAAACAACTTTACAGTTATTGATAATTTTGGTTTTGATGCTCCAAAAACAAAAGAATTCAAAAACGTATTAACTACACTTGAACAACCTAAAAAAGTGTTAGTAGTTACTGAAAACGAAGATGTAAATGTTGAATTATCAGCACGTAACATTCCTGGTGTTCAAGTGAGTACTGCACAAGGCTTAAACGTATTAGATATCTCTAGCGCAGATAGTGTTATCATTACTGAAACAGCAGCTAAAAAAGTTGAGGAGGTGCTCGGATAATGGAAGCAAGAGATGTTCTTAAGCGCCCCGTAATCACTGAAAAATCTTCTGAAGCTATGGCTGAAGATAAATATACTTTCGACGTAGATACTCGTGCTAATAAAACACAAGTTAAAATTGCAGTTGAAGAAATCTTCGATGTAAAAGTTGAAAATGTAAATATCATCAACTATAAACCTAAGAAAAAACGTATGGGCCGTTACCAAGGCTATACAAATAAAAGAAGAAAAGCGATTGTTAAACTTAAAGAAGGTTCAATCGACTTATTCAACTAAAACAAAATAAAATAAAAGTTACCATTAAGGAGGTAAGCGACAATGGCTCTTAAAAAATATAAGCCAATAACAAATGGTCGTCGTAATATGACTAGTTTAGATTTCGCAGAAATCACGAAATCAACTCCAGAAAAGTCATTATTACAACCGCTACCGAAAAAAGCGGGTCGTAACAACCAAGGTAAATTGACAGTTCGTCACCATGGTGGAGGACATAAACGTCAATACCGTGTTATCGATTTCAAACGTAATAAAGATGGAATCACTGCAAAAGTTGATTCAATTCAATATGATCCAAACCGTTCAGCTAACATCGCATTATTAGTATATGCAGACGGTGAAAAACGCTACATTATCGCACCAAAAGGATTACAAGTAGGCCAAGTAGTTGAAAGTGGTGCAGATGCAGATATCAAAGTTGGTAATGCATTACCATTACAAAACATTCCAGTTGGTACTGTAATCCACAACATCGAATTAAAACCTGGTAAAGGTGGACAACTTGCTCGTTCAGCAGGTGCAAGTTCACAAGTACTTGGTAAAGAAGGTAAATACGTATTAATCAGATTACGTTCTGGTGAAGTTCGTATGATTTTATCAACATGTCGTGCAACAATCGGTCAAGTTGGTAACTTACAACATGAATTAGTTAACGTTGGTAAAGCGGGTCGTTCTAGATGGAAAGGTATCCGTCCAACAGTTCGTGGTTCTGTAATGAACCCTAACGATCACCCACACGGTGGTGGTGAAGGTCGTGCTCCTATCGGTAGACCATCTCCAATGTCACCATGGGGTAAACCAACGCTTGGTAAGAAAACACGTCGTGGTAAAAAATCATCAGACAAACTTATCGTTCGTGGACGTAAGAAAAAATAATAACAAC from Staphylococcus taiwanensis includes the following:
- the rplD gene encoding 50S ribosomal protein L4, with the protein product MANYDVLKVDGSKSGSVELSDSVFAIEPNNSVLFEAINLQRASLRQGTHAVKNRSAVRGGGRKPWRQKGTGRARQGTIRAPQWRGGGIVFGPTPRSYAYKMPKKMRRLALRSALSFKVQENNFTVIDNFGFDAPKTKEFKNVLTTLEQPKKVLVVTENEDVNVELSARNIPGVQVSTAQGLNVLDISSADSVIITETAAKKVEEVLG
- the rplW gene encoding 50S ribosomal protein L23, encoding MEARDVLKRPVITEKSSEAMAEDKYTFDVDTRANKTQVKIAVEEIFDVKVENVNIINYKPKKKRMGRYQGYTNKRRKAIVKLKEGSIDLFN
- the rplB gene encoding 50S ribosomal protein L2, with the protein product MALKKYKPITNGRRNMTSLDFAEITKSTPEKSLLQPLPKKAGRNNQGKLTVRHHGGGHKRQYRVIDFKRNKDGITAKVDSIQYDPNRSANIALLVYADGEKRYIIAPKGLQVGQVVESGADADIKVGNALPLQNIPVGTVIHNIELKPGKGGQLARSAGASSQVLGKEGKYVLIRLRSGEVRMILSTCRATIGQVGNLQHELVNVGKAGRSRWKGIRPTVRGSVMNPNDHPHGGGEGRAPIGRPSPMSPWGKPTLGKKTRRGKKSSDKLIVRGRKKK